In one Mucilaginibacter sp. PAMB04168 genomic region, the following are encoded:
- a CDS encoding cell division protein ZapA, protein MGEISIKINIADRVYPLKVEMEEEELIRRAAKLINDRIKEYQDNYAVKDKQDLLSMSVLHYATAALKAERKVTVEDTTVAEKAYQLDHMLTEFFNKQ, encoded by the coding sequence ATGGGAGAGATCTCCATAAAAATAAACATTGCCGACCGTGTTTACCCTTTAAAGGTAGAGATGGAAGAAGAGGAATTAATACGCCGTGCAGCCAAGTTAATTAACGATCGCATAAAAGAATATCAGGATAATTATGCGGTTAAAGATAAACAGGATTTGCTTTCAATGAGTGTGTTACATTATGCAACTGCGGCATTGAAGGCAGAGCGTAAGGTAACGGTAGAAGATACGACGGTAGCTGAAAAGGCTTACCAATTGGATCATATGCTAACGGAATTCTTTAACAAGCAATAA